A section of the Cuniculiplasma divulgatum genome encodes:
- a CDS encoding YfcE family phosphodiesterase: MKVLIYSDIHSNLEAMKEILKREKFDSSIFLGDAVDYGPKPAETLDLIMENMDYGVMGNHDYAAVTGEDCKCAPEMHDLSEFSRTEVTLPNLSKEDLGKLGALKETIEAEIDGRKIFMTHASPNNHLFGYLFATEAEMVWKDKRYSSYDLILVGHTHFPMLYRGRIINPGSAGQPRDGDWRPMYAVLDTESGDITYKRFRYDNNETWRQIREVVQEGSPYLDQLRKFYF; the protein is encoded by the coding sequence ATGAAAGTTCTCATATATTCCGATATTCACTCAAATCTGGAGGCAATGAAGGAAATCCTGAAGAGGGAAAAATTTGACAGTTCAATTTTCCTTGGCGACGCAGTTGATTATGGTCCAAAACCTGCCGAAACCCTGGACCTGATAATGGAGAACATGGATTATGGTGTGATGGGGAACCACGACTATGCGGCCGTTACGGGCGAAGACTGCAAATGCGCACCCGAAATGCATGATCTCAGTGAATTTTCAAGAACAGAGGTTACACTCCCCAATCTGTCAAAGGAAGACCTGGGGAAACTTGGCGCACTGAAGGAAACCATTGAGGCCGAGATAGATGGCAGGAAGATTTTCATGACTCACGCATCTCCAAACAACCACCTCTTCGGCTATCTTTTCGCAACTGAGGCAGAAATGGTCTGGAAGGATAAGCGGTATTCCTCATACGATCTTATACTGGTTGGGCACACGCATTTTCCAATGCTGTACCGTGGCAGGATAATCAACCCTGGAAGCGCCGGGCAGCCCCGTGACGGGGACTGGCGTCCCATGTATGCTGTCCTGGATACAGAATCAGGGGATATCACGTACAAAAGGTTCAGGTATGACAATAACGAGACCTGGAGGCAGATCAGGGAAGTAGTTCAGGAGGGGTCACCATATCTGGATCAGCTCAGAAAATTCTATTTCTGA
- a CDS encoding radical SAM protein, with protein MRVVEYRAKTAISKSGMAELDYALNPYSGCLHGCKYCYAVDFTRIADAAENWGEVVYVKTNLMDLLKAEIKGMKRGIVGISTVTDPYQPVEAKYGLSGASADLLLRSGFRVTVQTKSPLVRRDAEIYAAHRNSSDVGITITTLDDRKARIIEPHAPSPRSRGDALMYLSDSGVKTWIFLGPIIRGFNDEPDEMDAIFSLASRSGSRVIFDTYVPYVAANRLMNSTVPGFVAERSYHVDKAWHLNLVKNIESMAERYGVRCNSQQEEWLEEKKSDFGTLF; from the coding sequence ATGAGAGTTGTAGAATACAGGGCCAAAACTGCCATATCCAAATCTGGAATGGCTGAGCTGGATTACGCGCTGAACCCTTATTCAGGATGCCTTCACGGCTGCAAATACTGTTATGCAGTTGACTTTACCCGCATAGCGGATGCAGCAGAGAACTGGGGGGAAGTCGTTTACGTCAAGACCAACCTTATGGATCTCCTGAAGGCGGAGATAAAAGGCATGAAGAGGGGGATTGTTGGCATTTCAACTGTCACAGATCCGTACCAGCCGGTTGAGGCAAAGTACGGCCTCAGCGGTGCTTCAGCTGATCTTCTCCTGAGATCTGGATTCAGGGTAACGGTCCAGACTAAGTCGCCACTTGTCAGGAGGGATGCAGAAATATATGCAGCACACAGGAATTCCAGCGATGTTGGGATCACCATCACAACACTTGATGACAGGAAAGCCAGGATAATTGAGCCCCATGCCCCATCACCCAGATCCCGCGGAGATGCCCTGATGTATCTTTCAGACTCGGGTGTTAAGACATGGATATTCCTTGGGCCCATAATACGTGGATTCAATGATGAACCTGATGAGATGGATGCAATATTTTCTCTTGCATCACGTAGCGGCTCAAGGGTGATTTTCGATACCTATGTCCCATATGTTGCAGCCAACCGCCTTATGAACTCCACTGTTCCAGGATTTGTTGCAGAGAGATCATACCACGTGGATAAGGCATGGCACCTGAACCTTGTGAAAAACATAGAATCCATGGCAGAAAGATATGGTGTCAGGTGCAACAGCCAGCAGGAAGAATGGCTGGAGGAGAAGAAATCTGACTTCGGTACACTGTTCTGA
- a CDS encoding Nre family DNA repair protein, with the protein MQVKATMKIPASLCLNCRGARMLCGLTFCPISVKYMVQPRVSSVRGNSISGSSPPSVFVGRYGYPRIKIYPSTPPEHGDTSVYEDTPSWLGMPMEEFLSMRLSLIRGGMDVKTDDAASPDRVFQEIQLMALSQKSVEVDMVFDRNLVSSDIVLDEHLPPMGPSAPVRRIEVSGASPGKDVEKVYGDTDLKANQAMKYLYSSGVDVSRISKILSVGAVGIGKARKVVPTRWSITAVDKNLSDDLVEKAKDLPQIDKFLAFVRPTPGNLFMAILTPSSWMYEWGESWFPGSTWNQWGEDAFVEIDDEGYNGRKDYPGIGGCYYSARLAVAEKFSGMRRSGGAITWREIYPGFNLPVGVWYVRENMRELFRSQPVQFDTLDEAIAYISKFMKVEPSRWTGRSKVVPALKYNNLDRYFRI; encoded by the coding sequence ATGCAGGTTAAGGCCACAATGAAGATACCGGCATCCCTGTGCCTCAATTGCAGGGGAGCCAGGATGTTGTGTGGCCTGACTTTCTGCCCAATTTCCGTAAAGTACATGGTGCAGCCCAGAGTATCCAGTGTACGTGGTAATTCCATTTCCGGATCATCACCTCCAAGTGTTTTTGTTGGAAGATACGGATATCCCCGCATCAAGATTTATCCATCAACGCCACCTGAGCACGGAGATACATCCGTTTACGAGGATACGCCATCATGGCTTGGAATGCCCATGGAGGAATTTCTCTCAATGAGGCTTTCCCTCATAAGGGGAGGGATGGACGTGAAGACAGACGACGCTGCCTCACCGGATCGGGTATTCCAGGAGATCCAGCTCATGGCACTCTCCCAGAAATCCGTGGAAGTTGACATGGTGTTTGACCGAAATCTGGTGTCCTCAGATATTGTTCTTGATGAGCATCTGCCTCCCATGGGGCCTTCCGCTCCTGTGCGAAGGATAGAAGTTTCAGGAGCCTCACCGGGGAAGGATGTTGAGAAGGTTTACGGAGACACTGATCTGAAGGCAAACCAGGCAATGAAATATCTCTATTCAAGTGGAGTGGATGTTTCGAGAATATCAAAAATACTCAGTGTTGGTGCTGTTGGCATAGGGAAGGCCAGGAAGGTTGTTCCCACCAGGTGGTCAATCACTGCCGTTGACAAGAACCTATCTGATGATCTGGTGGAGAAGGCCAAGGATCTACCCCAGATTGACAAGTTTCTTGCCTTTGTAAGGCCGACTCCGGGCAATCTTTTCATGGCGATTCTCACTCCTTCAAGCTGGATGTACGAATGGGGTGAATCATGGTTTCCTGGCAGCACATGGAACCAGTGGGGCGAAGATGCTTTCGTGGAAATAGATGACGAGGGCTACAACGGGAGGAAAGACTACCCTGGCATCGGTGGGTGCTATTATTCGGCAAGGCTGGCTGTAGCTGAGAAATTCTCAGGCATGAGGAGATCAGGAGGCGCCATAACCTGGCGTGAAATATATCCCGGCTTCAACCTCCCGGTGGGCGTATGGTATGTCAGGGAGAACATGAGGGAACTCTTCAGATCACAGCCGGTGCAGTTCGACACCCTGGATGAGGCTATTGCTTACATCTCTAAATTCATGAAGGTGGAGCCATCACGATGGACGGGCAGATCAAAGGTCGTCCCCGCCCTGAAATACAACAACCTTGACAGGTACTTCAGGATTTGA
- a CDS encoding inorganic phosphate transporter, with amino-acid sequence MFYSVIILVLATTLTALVAGNNMSAAVGTLIGSRILSRIGGLMIGMAGFSAGLLIQGHSLSMTAFRLIPRVHEIIAFSLGIALVIFLLAAFLRVPLSLTMALVGISLGLSIHYGFSVDVPLVTLIIITWVLAPIMSIAFAFILNRKLASAQPRNVWNFALSLKIALIVVSFLTAFTLGANTLGFIEQVAGISGFNVLFMIVGIVLGSLFLSRGIIKRVGQEMYMMRYTNAFVSLVISSALVEGATFLGLPLSNTQTLTSSVFGSGLSYRNKAMASKPFLITVATWVISPLLGMIFGLII; translated from the coding sequence ATGTTCTACTCAGTAATCATACTGGTACTTGCCACAACCCTGACAGCTCTTGTGGCGGGCAACAACATGTCCGCTGCCGTGGGTACGCTCATAGGGTCAAGGATTCTTTCCAGGATTGGCGGCTTGATGATTGGCATGGCCGGATTCAGTGCCGGGCTTCTGATCCAGGGGCACAGCCTGAGCATGACCGCATTCCGGTTGATTCCCAGGGTGCATGAGATCATTGCCTTTTCGCTGGGTATAGCCCTTGTAATATTCCTGCTTGCAGCATTTCTCAGGGTTCCCCTATCTCTGACAATGGCCCTTGTGGGCATTTCTCTTGGACTCTCCATTCACTACGGATTTTCCGTTGATGTGCCTCTGGTCACACTCATAATTATTACATGGGTTCTGGCACCCATTATGTCCATAGCTTTCGCCTTCATCCTCAACCGTAAGCTTGCATCTGCCCAGCCAAGGAACGTCTGGAACTTTGCCCTGTCCCTGAAAATCGCCCTAATAGTTGTGTCATTCCTCACGGCGTTCACGCTTGGTGCAAACACACTTGGATTCATAGAGCAGGTAGCCGGCATAAGCGGCTTCAATGTTCTCTTCATGATAGTGGGAATAGTCCTGGGATCGCTGTTTCTCAGCAGAGGAATCATCAAGAGGGTTGGCCAGGAGATGTACATGATGCGTTACACCAATGCTTTCGTGTCACTTGTGATCTCGTCAGCACTGGTGGAGGGGGCAACATTCCTTGGCTTACCTCTCAGCAACACACAGACACTGACTTCCAGCGTATTTGGCAGCGGACTTTCATACAGGAACAAAGCAATGGCCTCAAAACCATTCCTCATCACAGTAGCAACATGGGTTATATCACCCCTGCTTGGGATGATCTTTGGGCTGATCATATGA
- a CDS encoding DUF47 family protein, with the protein MVNANFLKKIMVVGERNQLQNLTQYVDLAEKSSKTLIEMLSIEDGKKVQLNAIIRDIEKKGDDITISMKDQITGGAISSNLMDNLITLVETCDDLLDKSYFVSREIKRVHENTHRFDDWTRDFLRRGYDVCIRILQNNLEALDQVRHLLEAKDFQEMGEARTLIQKLEEKVDDLKDNLIDEIYNSADSLPYIIFVHLTELVHKLDDMLDDCEDIGDLVHTISVSITR; encoded by the coding sequence ATGGTCAATGCCAATTTCCTGAAGAAAATCATGGTTGTGGGCGAAAGGAACCAGCTGCAGAATCTCACTCAGTATGTGGATCTGGCTGAGAAATCCTCAAAGACACTCATTGAGATGCTCAGCATAGAGGATGGCAAGAAAGTCCAGCTGAACGCCATAATCAGGGACATTGAGAAGAAGGGAGACGATATAACAATTTCAATGAAGGACCAGATAACCGGTGGCGCAATCAGCTCAAACCTCATGGACAATCTCATCACCCTGGTGGAGACATGCGATGACCTGCTGGACAAGTCATATTTCGTCAGCAGGGAGATTAAAAGAGTTCATGAAAACACCCACCGTTTTGATGACTGGACAAGGGATTTTCTCAGGAGAGGGTATGATGTATGCATCCGCATTCTTCAGAACAATCTGGAGGCACTTGACCAGGTGCGCCATCTCCTTGAGGCCAAGGATTTCCAGGAAATGGGTGAGGCAAGGACCTTGATACAGAAGCTTGAGGAGAAGGTAGATGACCTGAAGGACAACCTCATAGACGAAATCTACAACTCAGCAGACAGCCTGCCATACATAATTTTTGTGCATCTCACGGAGCTGGTGCACAAACTTGATGACATGCTTGATGACTGTGAGGACATAGGGGATCTTGTGCACACCATCAGTGTGTCAATAACAAGATAA
- a CDS encoding MarC family protein, whose product MTLLLLNLIVFYLSIVATVFAILNPIGAVPTLMVLTDGYTASEKKRVIFKSIMVASGMILGFMFLGIYIFLVLGIDISDFKVAGGILLFKVAFDMLQGKVSNTKLTPQETQESIDREAVGIVPIGTPLLAGPGTITTAMIYFNSPQYFISERIAVILAVITVLLISYIVLRLSNPLFNRLGKTGALIISRIMGLLLASIAIEFITSGLFTIIHTL is encoded by the coding sequence ATGACGCTTCTATTGCTGAACCTCATAGTATTCTACCTGTCAATTGTGGCTACAGTATTCGCAATCCTGAACCCCATAGGTGCTGTACCAACACTCATGGTTCTCACCGATGGATATACCGCCAGTGAAAAGAAGAGGGTCATATTCAAGAGCATCATGGTGGCCTCCGGCATGATTCTTGGCTTCATGTTTTTGGGAATTTACATATTCCTGGTTCTTGGCATAGATATCTCTGACTTTAAGGTCGCAGGAGGTATTCTCCTCTTTAAAGTTGCATTCGACATGCTCCAGGGAAAAGTATCAAACACCAAACTGACCCCCCAGGAAACTCAGGAAAGCATTGACAGAGAGGCTGTGGGAATTGTCCCAATAGGCACTCCGCTCCTGGCTGGCCCAGGAACAATAACCACGGCAATGATATATTTCAACTCCCCACAGTATTTCATATCCGAAAGGATAGCCGTTATACTTGCGGTCATCACCGTGCTGTTGATATCGTACATAGTTCTCAGGCTGTCAAATCCGCTTTTCAACCGCCTGGGAAAAACCGGGGCTCTCATTATTTCCAGGATAATGGGTCTTCTGCTGGCATCAATAGCAATAGAATTCATCACAAGCGGGCTGTTCACCATAATACATACGCTTTGA
- a CDS encoding helix-turn-helix domain-containing protein: MFKMTVVSTPTRVMDENIDKNIAYFLSDIGYIPRLNPGTDFQAISQSAYFRLFKECFLMNPERYWTGEDLLTYLKTSRTTLYRHLNKLKSMDILEEIQEGKTKKYRMRSGDIMKAWNWVEVNVKMALENYRKTVEHIWRLSRAETGRGKT, translated from the coding sequence ATGTTCAAGATGACAGTGGTATCAACTCCAACCAGGGTTATGGATGAGAATATAGACAAGAACATAGCGTATTTCCTGTCGGATATCGGTTACATACCCCGGCTGAATCCGGGCACGGATTTCCAGGCTATTTCTCAGTCTGCATATTTCAGGCTTTTCAAGGAATGTTTCCTGATGAATCCTGAGAGATACTGGACAGGCGAGGACCTTCTCACGTACCTCAAGACAAGCCGCACAACTCTTTACAGGCATCTGAACAAGCTCAAGTCCATGGACATACTTGAGGAGATACAGGAAGGCAAGACAAAGAAGTACAGGATGCGATCCGGGGACATCATGAAGGCGTGGAACTGGGTCGAGGTCAACGTTAAGATGGCACTGGAAAATTACAGGAAAACGGTGGAACACATCTGGCGCCTCTCCAGAGCGGAAACCGGCCGCGGCAAAACATAA
- the thpR gene encoding RNA 2',3'-cyclic phosphodiesterase, translating to MRVFVGSKITRFDGLGELFQDIRRIPVSKPVNTPDLHLTFVFLGEVDAASVDRISSRIRSLELRRFTVKIRGLSAFPSPASAGVLYLNLEDSAEIRYNHMVLDSALTGFTRESRKFVPHITISRFRDPVNVQDLEKKYASIQWIEEIRSIFLYRSVLRPEGPVYDPLEEFQLK from the coding sequence ATGAGAGTTTTTGTTGGTTCAAAGATAACCAGATTTGATGGTCTTGGGGAACTTTTCCAGGATATCAGGCGCATCCCCGTATCAAAACCCGTGAATACTCCTGACCTCCACCTCACCTTTGTTTTTCTTGGGGAGGTTGACGCCGCCTCTGTTGATCGCATTTCAAGCCGGATCCGTTCGCTGGAACTTCGCCGTTTCACCGTTAAGATCAGAGGCCTTTCGGCTTTCCCGTCTCCCGCATCTGCAGGAGTTCTTTACCTAAACCTTGAAGATTCCGCTGAAATCAGATACAATCATATGGTACTGGATTCCGCCCTTACCGGTTTCACCCGTGAAAGCAGGAAATTTGTTCCACACATAACAATTTCAAGGTTCCGTGACCCTGTCAACGTACAGGATCTTGAGAAAAAATATGCGAGCATTCAGTGGATAGAGGAAATCAGAAGTATTTTTCTTTATAGAAGCGTACTCAGGCCCGAAGGCCCGGTATACGATCCCCTGGAAGAATTTCAGTTGAAATAG
- the gcvH gene encoding glycine cleavage system protein GcvH: MTKIPDGLKYTKTHEWYRIEGDTLTMGISDYAQNQLTDIVYIDLPSKGTKRKAGEALLTIESVKSAEDVYSPADGEVIDVNSALADSPEAVNKDCYANWMVKMKVTGKQVDSMDAAQYRKFIGE, encoded by the coding sequence ATGACAAAGATTCCCGATGGCCTGAAGTACACAAAGACACACGAGTGGTATAGGATAGAGGGAGATACGCTGACAATGGGGATAAGCGACTATGCACAGAATCAGCTCACTGATATAGTGTACATAGATCTGCCGTCCAAGGGAACCAAAAGGAAGGCAGGGGAAGCACTTCTGACAATAGAATCCGTGAAGTCTGCGGAGGACGTTTACAGCCCGGCAGACGGGGAGGTCATTGATGTGAATTCAGCTCTTGCAGATTCACCAGAAGCAGTGAACAAGGACTGCTACGCAAACTGGATGGTCAAGATGAAGGTGACCGGTAAGCAGGTCGATTCCATGGATGCCGCCCAGTACAGGAAGTTTATTGGAGAATAA
- a CDS encoding RlmE family RNA methyltransferase, with protein sequence MENNPGMPDHRDKYYYLAKKERYRSRAAFKLMEIQTKFDLLRPGQYVLEVGSSPGGWSQIITSITRNPVISVDINQMEPLDNVIFVRGKIEDPRTVDRIGEIMQGAGIKHFQGIVSDAMIHTSGIHDRDHASSYLLCQSVMNLVGRFLEDGGFVLLKQFQGDLTVQFVNQWKKHFRNSRTTKVSASRDSSSEIYIIFEGYVA encoded by the coding sequence TTGGAGAATAATCCCGGCATGCCCGATCACAGGGATAAATATTATTATCTTGCAAAAAAGGAGCGGTACAGAAGCCGTGCTGCCTTCAAGCTCATGGAGATCCAGACAAAGTTTGATCTTCTCAGGCCTGGGCAATACGTTCTGGAAGTGGGATCATCACCAGGGGGGTGGTCCCAGATAATCACCAGCATAACGAGAAATCCTGTTATCTCAGTGGATATCAACCAGATGGAACCACTGGATAATGTGATATTTGTTAGGGGGAAAATTGAGGACCCGAGGACTGTTGACAGAATTGGGGAAATAATGCAGGGTGCTGGCATAAAGCATTTTCAGGGGATTGTTTCAGATGCCATGATTCACACCAGCGGCATACATGACAGGGACCACGCTTCTTCATATCTACTGTGCCAGTCCGTGATGAATCTGGTGGGCAGATTTCTGGAAGACGGTGGCTTTGTGCTTCTCAAGCAGTTTCAGGGAGACCTGACAGTCCAGTTTGTAAACCAGTGGAAGAAACATTTCAGGAACTCAAGAACAACGAAAGTTTCTGCTTCCAGAGATTCCAGCAGCGAAATTTACATCATCTTTGAAGGTTATGTTGCCTGA
- a CDS encoding transcriptional regulator codes for MDDRRAAVLRKVFQILLREGFNVSDPNLGNLLSFDLIAKRDRLRLIIKILQNIDTFKSPNALEMIRISKLTDGTPLVIGEKAGSGALERGVIYYRHSIPILSAESFSDYVDGDQPCISSGPGGFYVSIDGELLHRRREELGYSIGYLSNKIGVSRRSISLYESGSAVTVDVFLKLEEILREDLRKSINLMEISDSLQMPSEDGEITNEFLREVLEIMIGNGFDFHAMRRAPFDAITRESMREFLLVGLLETLNGKRDRIEALRNVSAIFENDAFLVSRMSTERENIAGCPVISVNELRGISEKEQLQRIIEKRKTS; via the coding sequence GTGGATGATCGCAGGGCAGCAGTCTTGAGAAAAGTTTTCCAGATTTTGCTAAGGGAGGGTTTCAACGTCTCCGATCCAAATCTGGGTAACCTCCTGAGTTTCGATCTCATCGCTAAGAGAGACAGGCTCAGGCTTATCATTAAGATCCTGCAGAACATTGACACATTCAAGAGCCCCAATGCCCTTGAGATGATACGAATATCAAAACTGACTGACGGCACTCCCCTGGTAATTGGGGAGAAGGCAGGATCAGGTGCCCTTGAGAGAGGAGTCATATACTACCGCCACAGCATTCCCATACTGTCTGCTGAGAGTTTCAGTGACTATGTGGATGGAGACCAACCGTGCATATCTTCAGGTCCCGGTGGCTTCTATGTGTCCATAGATGGTGAACTGCTTCACAGAAGGCGTGAGGAACTGGGTTACTCCATTGGGTATCTTTCCAACAAAATCGGGGTTTCAAGGAGGTCCATATCGCTTTATGAAAGTGGAAGTGCAGTGACTGTGGATGTTTTCCTGAAGCTTGAAGAGATACTCAGGGAAGACCTCAGGAAGTCCATAAATCTTATGGAGATATCAGATTCTCTGCAGATGCCCTCCGAGGATGGCGAAATCACAAACGAGTTCCTTCGGGAGGTTCTTGAGATAATGATAGGAAACGGCTTCGACTTCCATGCAATGAGGAGGGCGCCTTTTGATGCAATCACAAGGGAATCCATGAGGGAGTTTCTTCTTGTTGGTCTTCTTGAAACCCTTAACGGCAAGAGGGACCGCATTGAAGCACTTAGAAACGTCAGTGCAATATTCGAGAATGATGCTTTCCTGGTAAGCAGAATGAGCACTGAACGTGAGAACATAGCCGGATGCCCTGTCATAAGCGTCAATGAACTCAGGGGCATTTCTGAGAAGGAACAACTGCAGAGAATTATTGAGAAAAGGAAAACTTCCTGA
- a CDS encoding regulator has protein sequence MLLILEEYFKDHPIKRKVVEGVFNRGISIRDGKFYVDGIEVSISEVAKTLGVNRRTVYDTIKIIESKPEIKELMGRLRPIPDMGSIAPLMGHQTVILRIAPGYFGTVLPEFLSTVKKYGCYLKEIEGRNFEKEDIYIRAIIYHTVPPRTFAALSEIDGVRKVTVETSEDLDLEPICSKCEVKVCTTKLSTSLFVDETEE, from the coding sequence ATGCTGTTAATCCTTGAGGAATATTTCAAAGATCACCCCATCAAGAGGAAAGTTGTGGAAGGCGTCTTTAACCGTGGTATTTCCATCAGGGACGGTAAATTTTACGTTGACGGGATCGAGGTTTCAATAAGTGAAGTTGCCAAGACCCTTGGGGTCAACCGCCGCACCGTATACGATACCATAAAAATCATTGAATCCAAACCGGAGATCAAGGAGCTTATGGGTAGATTGAGGCCCATACCGGACATGGGAAGCATTGCGCCGCTTATGGGACACCAGACCGTCATTTTGAGAATAGCACCAGGCTATTTTGGCACCGTTTTACCAGAATTCCTTTCCACAGTAAAAAAATACGGCTGCTACCTGAAAGAGATTGAGGGAAGAAATTTCGAGAAGGAGGACATATACATAAGGGCAATCATCTATCATACAGTTCCTCCCCGGACCTTTGCTGCTCTTTCGGAGATAGACGGTGTCAGGAAGGTCACAGTGGAAACATCGGAAGATCTTGATCTTGAGCCAATCTGCAGCAAGTGCGAAGTCAAGGTCTGCACAACCAAGCTTTCCACCAGTCTGTTTGTTGATGAAACTGAGGAATGA
- a CDS encoding PDZ domain-containing protein: MKLQYLLEMDKPQTHFYGVTMSIDDFSEDNMLLTMPAWAPGSYEIYDFARFVRNLRAYSGSDQLDVQKKDKSTWKVNTKDIHSIKITYEVYANELSVHTSHVDSTHAFLNGTSVFLYVEGYKDQSLELVIKPFGNWKVSTGLEKLSDNRYRAVTYDILADCPIEIGEHRSLFFTVDGKEHEIVLYGRGNEDEEKLSSDVRKIVEQYAKIFGHLPYKRYVFIYHLVSEEDQSGGLEHLNSTTIDIDRFTFSPFDKYKHFLSVTSHEFFHLWNVKRIRPIELGPFNYKEENYTTMLWIAEGFTNFYGYHVLMRAGLVDQKEYFRYLAENMRYHDFLPGSRNTSASESSFDAWIKLYRPTPNNINSYISYYLKGELLGFVLDSMIIDATHGAKSLDDMYRSLMEKYNKDGKGYTEKDIITTLKDVTGRDFSEFFAKYVREPGKLEFQDYLKPFGYSLRKGYRKVDGVEPSNKAYLGIIVRTNGGRYVVDSVVEGSPAYEAGINPKDEILAVDNFRFTDVFLKEMKEEVKRLKVDNLAAFHPGQNVTVTFFRRGLIYTVPVKLSDAPYEYYEITESEQIPAGSETLRGKFLTG; this comes from the coding sequence ATGAAGCTTCAGTATCTGTTGGAAATGGATAAACCCCAGACTCATTTTTACGGCGTAACCATGAGCATTGATGACTTCAGTGAGGATAACATGCTCCTGACAATGCCAGCCTGGGCTCCGGGGTCTTATGAGATCTACGATTTCGCCAGATTTGTTCGCAACCTTCGGGCATATTCGGGATCAGATCAGCTGGATGTGCAGAAGAAAGATAAATCCACGTGGAAGGTTAACACCAAGGATATCCATTCCATAAAGATTACCTATGAAGTTTATGCAAATGAATTGAGCGTTCATACCAGCCATGTGGATTCCACTCATGCTTTTCTGAATGGAACAAGCGTCTTTCTTTATGTGGAGGGTTACAAGGACCAGTCGCTTGAACTGGTAATTAAGCCCTTTGGTAACTGGAAAGTCTCAACCGGACTGGAGAAACTGTCCGACAACAGATACCGTGCAGTTACGTACGACATACTGGCCGACTGCCCCATAGAGATAGGAGAACATCGAAGCCTCTTCTTCACCGTGGATGGTAAAGAACATGAAATCGTCCTCTATGGCCGGGGAAACGAGGATGAGGAGAAATTATCTTCAGATGTCAGAAAAATAGTGGAACAGTATGCAAAAATCTTCGGGCACCTTCCATACAAAAGATATGTTTTCATCTATCACCTGGTTTCAGAAGAAGACCAGTCTGGCGGACTGGAGCATCTGAATTCAACCACCATAGATATAGACCGGTTCACGTTCTCTCCCTTCGATAAGTACAAGCATTTTCTTTCTGTCACATCCCACGAATTCTTCCATCTGTGGAACGTAAAGAGGATAAGACCCATTGAGCTGGGGCCCTTCAACTACAAGGAAGAGAACTATACAACAATGCTGTGGATAGCTGAAGGCTTCACCAACTTCTATGGATACCATGTCCTGATGCGGGCCGGACTTGTTGACCAGAAGGAATACTTCAGGTATCTGGCGGAAAATATGAGATACCATGATTTTCTTCCGGGATCAAGAAACACATCAGCATCCGAATCCTCGTTTGATGCCTGGATCAAGCTTTACCGGCCGACCCCAAATAATATAAACAGTTACATCTCATATTACCTGAAGGGGGAGCTTCTTGGCTTTGTACTGGATTCCATGATCATCGATGCAACTCATGGTGCAAAGTCGCTTGACGACATGTACCGGTCCCTTATGGAAAAATACAACAAGGACGGAAAGGGATATACTGAAAAGGACATAATCACAACACTCAAGGATGTTACCGGCAGGGATTTCTCTGAATTCTTCGCTAAATATGTGCGGGAGCCTGGAAAACTTGAATTCCAGGACTACCTGAAGCCCTTTGGCTATTCTCTGAGGAAGGGCTACCGGAAAGTGGATGGTGTTGAACCGTCAAATAAAGCTTACCTTGGGATTATAGTGAGAACAAATGGAGGCAGGTACGTCGTTGATTCCGTTGTGGAAGGGAGTCCTGCATATGAGGCTGGGATCAATCCGAAAGATGAAATTCTGGCTGTGGATAACTTCAGGTTCACAGACGTTTTCCTGAAGGAAATGAAGGAAGAGGTAAAGCGCCTTAAGGTGGACAATCTTGCAGCATTCCATCCTGGACAGAACGTTACCGTTACCTTCTTCAGGCGCGGGCTTATATACACTGTTCCGGTGAAACTATCTGATGCCCCGTATGAATATTATGAGATTACTGAGAGCGAGCAGATCCCTGCAGGATCTGAAACGCTGCGAGGAAAATTTCTGACAGGGTGA